Proteins from a genomic interval of Daphnia pulex isolate KAP4 chromosome 4, ASM2113471v1:
- the LOC124192081 gene encoding 39S ribosomal protein L40, mitochondrial-like, producing the protein MNKILRIRESLVLSSRMICTNIYFPTFLQVSTPLLAEPMKKKKKMDPQILKAREERKKKRIEKSIKKLEKNVKQLKPIEEIDLSISLQKEKWTRERAETVPEPLLRQRQNILKAWCTYKYQQHLQEMKMVDRIGTSQSRALEQLREISENLYIGAIQTDSTLLPFTAVGPSSTPPLNNYEVDGEYIDETPKWK; encoded by the exons ATGAATAAGATATTAAG AATTAGGGAAAGCCTGGTGTTGTCATCCAGAATGATTTGTACAAACATCTACTTCCCTACATTTCTACAAGTTTCTACACCATTATT aGCAGAGcccatgaaaaaaaagaaaaaaatggaccCCCAAATTCTCAAAGCTAGGGAAgaacggaaaaagaagaggattGAAAAGTCAATCAAGAAACTTGAGAAAAATGTCAAGCAATTAAAACCAATagaagaaattgatttatCCATCAgtcttcaaaaagaaaaatg GACAAGAGAGCGGGCAGAAACAGTTCCAGAACCATTATTGAGGCAGagacaaaacattttgaaagctTGGTGTACCTATAAATATCAACAGCACcttcaagaaatgaaaatggtggaTCGTATTGGGACATCACAATCTCGAGCCTTGGAGCAATTAAGAGAGATATCTGAAAATCTGTACATTGGTGCAATACAG ACGGATAGCACATTACTGCCCTTTACTGCAGTTGGACCTAGCAGTACCCCTCCACTCAATAACTATGAAGTAGATGGAGAGTATATTGATGAGACACCAAAGTGGAAATAA